The following nucleotide sequence is from Pedococcus aerophilus.
GACCGCGGCTCCGAGCACCGGGCCCAGCACGCTCCCCAGCTCCTGCACGGCACCGACGACACCCAGCGGCATACCCCGCTTCTCGGCCGGCCAGAGGTCGGCGACGAGGGTCAGGGTCGCGGGCACGAGCCCACCGCCACCGACACCCTGGAGGACCCGGCCGGACACCAGCACCGGGAGCTCGACGGCGAGCGCCGTCACTGCTGAGCCGACGACGAAGATCGCCAAGCAGGCCAACAAGATCCGTTGGCGCGAGGCGAGGTCGGCGAGGCGACCGATGAGGGGCAGCACGGCGATGTAGCCGAGGAGGAAGCCCGAGATGATCGGGGTGGCCTTCTGCAGGGCGTCGATGCCGAGACCGACGCCGGTCATCATGTCGGTCAGTGCCAGCACCACGACATAGGTGTCGGCCGCGGCGAGCGCCACGGCCACCGAGGCGGTGGCCAGCAGCGCCCTAGGGGCGGGTGATCGCAACGGGCTGGGCCAGGCTCTTGAGGCGCAGGGTGTAGGTCGAGGTGGCACCGGCGTAGAAGGGGCCCTTGATGACGACGCTGCGCAGCTCCTTGCCGGACTGGGTCACGCCGTAGGTCACGTCGAAGGTGCTGTTGCGGTCGCCGACGACGAGCAGGTCGGCGACTGCCGCGCCGGGCAGCTTGCCGGTGAAGGTGTTGAGGACGTCGGCGCCGTCACGAACCGTCGAGGCCTTCGTCGGGCTCTGGGTCTTCGTGATCAGGGCGGTGATCCCGGTGTCCTTGTTGAAGAGCTGGGCGGGGTTCGGCGCGCCGTAGGTCGCGGGGTCGATCTTGTTGAACGTCGGCGTGAAGAACTTCATGTAGACGTCCTGCTCGACGGCGACGACCTCGACCGTGCCGGTGACGCCCTTGATCGAGGCGTTGAGCGTGCCCTGGAAGGACGGCGGCGTGAACAGCCCGGTCCCCTTGGCCCCCGAGACGCCGACTGCCTTGCCCGGCAGGCCCTCCGACTCGAGGGTGAAGGTCACGGCCGGGCTCTTCTCCAGCGTCGTGCGCGCGGCCGCGAGCTGCTCGGCCGGCGGGAGCTCGGCGGCAGCCTCGTCGGACCCCCCGGAGCACGCCGACAGCGCCAGCATCGTGACGAGTCCGGCGATGGCGAGGGAACGGGTGGTGCGCACAGGGCCACGGTAACCGGGGACTGCTCCCCATGGTCGGGAAGCCGCGCCGCTCCTAGCGTTCCGACCGAGCCGGCACCGCGTCGGTCGAGATCCGAGGGGGATTCCCATGCAACTGCTCAGCACCCGGCGTCGCAGGCTGGCCACGGCCGCCGCGTCCGTGATCCTGGTCGGCGCCCCGCTGGTCGGCACCGTCGCCGCCCAGGCCGCCGACACCGCGACCGGCCGCGTCAACACCAGCGGCGCTCCGCTCAAGGTCCGCTCCGCCCCCACCACCGACTCCGGTGTGGTGGGCACCCGCGCCGACGGCGCTCGCGTGACCATCGTCTGCCAGACCTACGGCCAGCAGGTGTCCGGCACCTACGGCACCACCAAGGTCTGGGACAAGCTCAAGAGCGGCGGCTTCGTCAGCGACGCCTTCGTCAAGACCGGCTCCGACGGCCTCGTCGCCCCGCTGTGCAAGGGCACGACGACGCCTCCTCCCGCCACCGGCCAGTCGGCCAGGGTCAAGGCCACGATCGCCGCGGCCAAGGGAATGCTCGGCAAGTACCCCTACTCGTGGGGTGGCGGCAACTACTCCGGTCCCACCAAGGGGATCTGCTGCAGCCCGAGCGGGATCGACGACCGCGACACCGTCGGCTTCGACTGCTCCGGCTTCATGGAGTACGTCTTCCACAAGGGTGCCGGCCTGCGCCTGTCGAGCACCTCGCGCAGCCAGTACTCGGACGGCCCGCGCGTCTCCATCTCCCAGCTCAGGGCCGGCGACATGGTCTTCTGGTCCAACTCGAGCAGGACCGCGTCCGGCATCCACCACGTCGCCCTCTACATCGGTGACGGCAAGATCGCCGAGGCCAACCGCGTGAGCGGCCCCGACGTCCGCATCCGCTCCTTCTCCAAGGGTGAGTCCGGTGTCATGCCCTACGTGGTGCGTCCGATCCGCTGACCCCACCGCACGAGCGAGGGGTATGGCGCGTGGTGACCACGCGCCATACCCCTCGTTGTTGTTCTCCCCGAGATCAGTCGGGGGTGGCTGCGTGCCCCGCGCGACCGTCCGTCCGACGGTCCGCCTTCATCTCCGCCTCGAAGACGTGACGCCGGCCGTCCATCAGCTCGTCGCGCACGACCTCCTCCAGGCGCTGGAAGTCGGCGTAGTAGCCGTCGTCGAACTCCTCGACGAGCTGGAACGTCCACCGGCCCTGGATGAAGTTGCGCCCGACGAGCTCGGTCTCGAGACGGTCGGCGAGGTCGTCGTGACCGGCCTTGCGCAACAGCTCGCACGCCTCGCCGAGCGCGAGGTCGGCCGAGCCGGTGAGGCGGTGCAGGCCGTACAGCCGGCCCCGCACCTCCTCGATCGTCTCGAAGGCCTCGCTCAGCTTGCCGACCGCCTCGACGGTCGCGTCGTCGACACCGTCGGGGCGGCGGTCGAGCCCGCGCTCCCCCGGGTTGGCTGCACCCTCGTCACTCATCTGGCCAGTCTGGGTCGTCAGGCCGACGCGCGCACGACGAGGTGGTCCACCTCGGGGTCGCGGTCGATGACGACGGCCTCGCCGTCACGGACCTGGCCGGAGAGGACCGCCTTGGCGAGCCGGTCACCGATCTCCTTCTGCACCAGACGTCGCAGCGGCCGTGCGCCGTACGCCGGGTCGTAGCCGGTGATGGCCAACCACTCCCGGGCCGCGGGCGTGACCTCGAGGCTGATCCGACGGTCGACGAGGCGGCTGGCCAGCTCGCGGACCTGGAGCTCGACGATGTGGGTGAGCTCCTCGGAGCTGAGCGGGTCGAAGATGACGACCTCGTCGAGCCGGTTGAGGAACTCGGGCTTGAAGCTGGCCCGCACCACGCCCATCACGGCCTCGCGCTTGGCCGACTCCTCCATCAAGGGGTCGACGAGGAACTGGCTGCCGAGGTTGCTGGTCATCACGAGGATGACGTTGCGGAAGTCGACGGTGCGGCCCTGCCCGTCGGTCAGGCGACCGTCGTCGAGCACCTGGAGCAGGATGTCGAACGTCTCCGGGTGCGCCTTCTCCACCTCGTCGAGCAGCACGACCGAGTAGGGGCGCCGACGGACGGCCTCGGTGAGCTGACCGCCCTCCTCGTACCCGACGTAGCCGGGAGGCGCACCGATGAGGCGCGCGACCGAGTGGCGCTCGGAGTACTCGCTCATGTCGATGCGGACCATCGCCCGCTCGTCGTCGAAGAGGAAGTCGGCCAGGCTCTTGGCGAGCTCGGTCTTGCCGACACCCGTGGGCCCGAGGAACAGGAACGAGCCGGTGGGGCGGTTCGGGTCGGAGAGCCCGGCGCGCGAACGACGCACGGCATCGCTGACGGCCTCGACCGCGGCGCCCTGGCCGATGAGGCGCGAGCCGATGATCGACTCCATCGACAGCAGCTTCTCGGTCTCGCCCTGGAGCAGGCGGCCGGCCGGGATGCCGGTCCACGCCGAGATGACCTCGGCGATGTCGTCGGCGCCGACCCGCTCCTTGACCATCAGCTCGTCAGGCTGTCCGCCGTGCTCGCGGACCGCGAGGGCCTTGCTGCCCTCGGCCTCCTGGGCGCTCCGGAGGGACTTCTCGAGGGCGGGGATGTCGCCGTAGAGCAGCTTGGACGCGCCCTCGTAGTCACCCTCGCGCTGGAGCCGCTCGGCCTGGCTGCGGGCCTCGTCGATCTGCGACTTGAGGTCGCCCACGCGGTTGAGGCCGGACTTCTCCGACTCCCAGCGGGCGTTGAGCGCGGCGAGCTCCTCGCTCTTGTCGGCGAGGTCCTTGCGCAGCCGCTCGAGCCGGTCCACCGACGCG
It contains:
- a CDS encoding LppX_LprAFG lipoprotein, giving the protein MRTTRSLAIAGLVTMLALSACSGGSDEAAAELPPAEQLAAARTTLEKSPAVTFTLESEGLPGKAVGVSGAKGTGLFTPPSFQGTLNASIKGVTGTVEVVAVEQDVYMKFFTPTFNKIDPATYGAPNPAQLFNKDTGITALITKTQSPTKASTVRDGADVLNTFTGKLPGAAVADLLVVGDRNSTFDVTYGVTQSGKELRSVVIKGPFYAGATSTYTLRLKSLAQPVAITRP
- a CDS encoding NlpC/P60 family protein, which translates into the protein MQLLSTRRRRLATAAASVILVGAPLVGTVAAQAADTATGRVNTSGAPLKVRSAPTTDSGVVGTRADGARVTIVCQTYGQQVSGTYGTTKVWDKLKSGGFVSDAFVKTGSDGLVAPLCKGTTTPPPATGQSARVKATIAAAKGMLGKYPYSWGGGNYSGPTKGICCSPSGIDDRDTVGFDCSGFMEYVFHKGAGLRLSSTSRSQYSDGPRVSISQLRAGDMVFWSNSSRTASGIHHVALYIGDGKIAEANRVSGPDVRIRSFSKGESGVMPYVVRPIR
- the clpB gene encoding ATP-dependent chaperone ClpB; amino-acid sequence: MDLKPTAKVAEALALAQRAAQTAGHPEITPDHLTSALVQLETAQADVLLQAAGTGAGHVLGQADARLRTLPTTTGATQPPTFGRDAIAVLQQADTLMRAKGDTYLAGDLLLLALAETGHLAAVQKRGAKDMEAKIDALRAGRKVNSELPVEGGEALEKYGADLTQAARDGKLDPVIGRDSEIRRVVQVLSRRTKNNPVLIGEPGVGKTAVVEGLAQRIVDGDVPESLRDKRLISLDLAAMVAGAKYRGEFEERLKAVLEEIRASDGQVVTFIDELHTVVGAGGSGDGAMDAGNMLKPLLARGELRLVGATTLDEYRQHIEKDPALERRFQQVFVGEPSVEDTIAILRGLKERYEAHHKVEIEDAALVAAASLSDRYISGRQLPDKAIDLVDEAASRLRMEIDSSPVEIDQLRRAVDRLRMEELHLARETDDASVDRLERLRKDLADKSEELAALNARWESEKSGLNRVGDLKSQIDEARSQAERLQREGDYEGASKLLYGDIPALEKSLRSAQEAEGSKALAVREHGGQPDELMVKERVGADDIAEVISAWTGIPAGRLLQGETEKLLSMESIIGSRLIGQGAAVEAVSDAVRRSRAGLSDPNRPTGSFLFLGPTGVGKTELAKSLADFLFDDERAMVRIDMSEYSERHSVARLIGAPPGYVGYEEGGQLTEAVRRRPYSVVLLDEVEKAHPETFDILLQVLDDGRLTDGQGRTVDFRNVILVMTSNLGSQFLVDPLMEESAKREAVMGVVRASFKPEFLNRLDEVVIFDPLSSEELTHIVELQVRELASRLVDRRISLEVTPAAREWLAITGYDPAYGARPLRRLVQKEIGDRLAKAVLSGQVRDGEAVVIDRDPEVDHLVVRASA